One window of Chloroflexota bacterium genomic DNA carries:
- a CDS encoding ester cyclase, with the protein MSIQDNIKLDDEFIASWNNHDADRSLAVLSDDVVWNDVSTPNAMRGKAAVREYIKNWFTPFPDMTVVVKNRVATEDQIAAELEFTGTNTGPLQMAPGAPTLPATGKTIHGKGTYFVRFRSGKAVEIHTYPDMAGMMMQLGLAPMPGK; encoded by the coding sequence GTGTCTATCCAAGATAATATCAAGTTGGACGATGAGTTTATTGCATCGTGGAACAACCATGACGCAGACCGTTCTCTGGCAGTCTTGTCCGACGATGTGGTGTGGAATGATGTCAGTACTCCGAACGCCATGCGCGGCAAAGCCGCGGTGCGTGAGTACATCAAGAACTGGTTCACCCCATTTCCGGATATGACGGTGGTGGTAAAGAATCGCGTCGCCACGGAGGATCAGATTGCCGCCGAGTTGGAGTTCACCGGCACTAACACGGGTCCGTTGCAGATGGCGCCGGGCGCGCCGACGCTGCCCGCCACCGGCAAAACGATCCATGGCAAAGGAACCTACTTTGTGCGATTCCGCAGTGGCAAAGCAGTGGAGATTCACACTTATCCCGACATGGCTGGGATGATGATGCAGTTGGGATTAGCGCCGATGCCAGGTAAGTAA